Proteins found in one Vallitalea guaymasensis genomic segment:
- a CDS encoding sigma-70 family RNA polymerase sigma factor, protein MKKKDLEKIVTNYIIDNKEKYYRLAYSYVKNPDDTLDIVQESIYKALSSINKLKNPDYINTWFYRIVVNTSLDHLRKQKKIDVVDEVTLENYSDGIHDNYQNVDLLRALDDLPVDYRSIIVLRYFEGLKIEEIANVLNENVNTIKTRLYSALKKLKIKLDA, encoded by the coding sequence ATGAAAAAAAAGGATTTAGAAAAAATAGTTACAAATTATATTATCGATAATAAAGAAAAATATTATAGATTGGCGTATAGCTATGTAAAAAATCCGGATGATACATTGGACATAGTACAAGAATCTATTTACAAAGCTCTTTCATCTATAAATAAACTAAAAAATCCTGATTATATTAATACTTGGTTCTATAGAATAGTAGTTAACACTTCTTTGGACCATTTACGTAAACAGAAGAAAATAGATGTAGTAGATGAAGTAACCCTAGAAAATTACAGTGATGGGATACATGATAATTACCAGAATGTAGACTTATTAAGAGCTCTAGATGATTTACCTGTAGATTATCGAAGTATTATAGTACTTAGATACTTTGAGGGGCTGAAAATAGAAGAAATAGCAAATGTGTTGAATGAAAATGTAAATACTATAAAAACCAGATTATATTCTGCACTTAAAAAATTAAAGATTAAGCTTGATGCTTAA
- a CDS encoding RsiV family protein, whose protein sequence is MSDKKLEKLKNEYMNIPVSDKLDFIVKDSIRKGVKKNMRKNNIIRWVGAVAASLAIFVTVINCSESSAKALADVPIISNLVKVFTFREYKVNEDNHEANIKVPSIEGLENEELELSLNEKYIQEGKELYNNFMDEIKDEEENKGPSAVDSGYNVITDTDKIFAIERYIVEMKGSSREKIKYDTIDKEKEILITLPSLFKDDSYIEIISNNIREQMEQQMKTDENVTYFFADKEKGERGYDKIASDQNFYIDEKNQLVISFDEYEVAPGCMGVVKFVVPTEIISDILVGDEYIK, encoded by the coding sequence ATGAGTGATAAAAAATTAGAAAAGCTAAAAAATGAATACATGAATATACCTGTATCGGACAAATTGGATTTTATAGTAAAGGATTCTATAAGAAAAGGAGTTAAGAAAAATATGAGAAAAAATAATATAATAAGATGGGTTGGAGCAGTAGCAGCTTCCTTAGCTATATTTGTAACGGTAATAAATTGCAGTGAGTCATCTGCTAAAGCGTTAGCTGATGTTCCCATTATAAGTAATCTGGTAAAAGTATTCACATTCAGAGAATATAAGGTCAATGAAGATAATCATGAAGCCAATATCAAGGTGCCTTCCATTGAGGGATTGGAAAATGAAGAATTAGAACTTAGCTTGAATGAAAAATATATCCAAGAGGGTAAAGAACTATACAACAATTTCATGGATGAAATAAAAGATGAGGAGGAGAATAAAGGACCTTCAGCAGTAGACAGTGGATACAACGTGATAACTGATACTGATAAAATATTTGCTATAGAAAGATATATAGTTGAAATGAAAGGTTCATCTCGTGAAAAGATAAAATATGATACAATTGATAAAGAAAAAGAAATACTAATAACCCTACCATCACTATTCAAAGATGATTCATATATAGAAATAATCAGCAATAATATTAGAGAACAAATGGAACAACAAATGAAGACAGATGAGAATGTAACATATTTCTTTGCTGATAAAGAAAAAGGCGAGAGGGGTTATGATAAAATAGCTAGTGATCAGAACTTCTATATAGATGAAAAAAACCAATTAGTCATTTCATTTGATGAATATGAAGTTGCTCCAGGATGTATGGGTGTAGTTAAATTCGTGGTCCCAACAGAGATCATATCTGATATTTTAGTTGGAGATGAATATATTAAGTAA
- the uxuA gene encoding mannonate dehydratase, translated as MQMTWRWYGEGNDSITLDHIRQIPGVTGAVWSLHDKVAGEVWETERIEEVVSQITSKGLSPAVVESVNVHDDIKLGLPSRDKYIDIYIDTIKKLSKVGVKVICYNFMPIFDWTRTELYKELPDGSNALFYEKNAIQNDPKTMAQKILDGAGEFTMPGWEPERMAKLDDLFKAYEGMTEEILFDNLKYFLKRIIPVCEEYDVKMAIHPDDPPWPIFGLPRIVRSRDHIKRFLELVDSPYNGLTLCTGSLGPNLENDIPGIIREFHDRIHFAHIRNVKVYENGDFVEVSHRGKDGSVDIYEVLKAYHDNDFEGYIRPDHGRHLWGEEKDCRPGYGLYDRALGVMYMLGVWDSLDKRKEELDVKVK; from the coding sequence ATGCAGATGACATGGAGATGGTATGGAGAAGGCAATGACTCCATAACCTTAGACCATATTCGCCAGATTCCTGGAGTTACAGGAGCAGTTTGGTCTTTACATGATAAAGTGGCTGGTGAAGTATGGGAAACCGAAAGAATCGAAGAAGTAGTAAGTCAAATAACTAGCAAGGGGTTAAGCCCAGCAGTAGTTGAAAGTGTAAATGTTCATGATGATATAAAATTAGGTTTACCTAGCAGAGATAAGTATATTGATATTTATATTGATACTATCAAGAAATTATCCAAGGTAGGTGTGAAAGTTATATGTTATAATTTTATGCCTATATTTGATTGGACTAGAACGGAATTATACAAGGAATTGCCAGATGGTTCTAATGCTCTGTTCTATGAAAAAAATGCTATTCAGAACGATCCTAAAACAATGGCTCAGAAGATACTAGATGGAGCAGGAGAATTCACTATGCCTGGCTGGGAGCCAGAACGTATGGCAAAATTAGATGACTTATTCAAAGCTTATGAAGGAATGACAGAAGAAATTCTCTTTGATAATTTGAAATATTTCCTTAAGCGTATCATTCCAGTATGTGAGGAATATGATGTGAAAATGGCTATTCATCCGGATGATCCACCATGGCCTATTTTTGGATTACCTCGTATTGTTAGAAGCAGAGATCATATTAAGAGATTTCTTGAGTTAGTAGACAGTCCTTATAATGGATTGACTCTATGTACTGGTTCTCTAGGTCCTAACCTAGAAAATGACATACCAGGTATTATCCGTGAATTCCATGACCGAATACATTTTGCACATATACGTAATGTCAAAGTCTATGAAAACGGAGATTTTGTTGAGGTATCTCATAGAGGTAAAGATGGTAGTGTAGATATCTATGAAGTATTGAAGGCATATCATGATAATGATTTTGAAGGATACATTCGTCCTGACCATGGTAGACATCTATGGGGTGAGGAAAAAGATTGTAGACCTGGTTACGGATTATATGATAGAGCTCTAGGGGTCATGTATATGTTAGGTGTATGGGATAGTCTTGATAAGAGAAAGGAGGAGCTTGATGTTAAAGTTAAATAG
- a CDS encoding glycine-rich domain-containing protein, translating to MAHIEYIQDGYKFVIFTSSENWTAPAGVTKVDITLVGGGAAGSGGYIGGNSECRKAYGGIGGEGGEVKTKYDINVIGTITVVIGASQGNTSFGNITATGANLRTDVTSGYAWCNPFNEETYARDASNGLYGTHCPLTNTYYAGSGASAGATSVVNWYHTCRIDALGGSYYDGGGSQSSSGTANTGGGGGGGEGLNYSNDSINMDDQSRPGHLGGSGVIILRYKIEKSNNIFFTNNF from the coding sequence GTGGCACATATAGAATATATACAAGATGGATATAAATTTGTTATTTTTACTTCATCTGAAAATTGGACAGCACCTGCAGGTGTGACAAAAGTTGACATAACTCTTGTTGGTGGAGGTGCAGCTGGTAGTGGTGGTTACATAGGTGGTAATTCAGAGTGCCGTAAAGCCTATGGAGGTATAGGCGGTGAAGGTGGAGAAGTAAAGACAAAATATGATATTAATGTAATAGGAACGATCACTGTGGTTATAGGTGCAAGTCAAGGAAACACTTCTTTTGGAAATATAACTGCTACAGGAGCGAATTTGAGAACTGATGTTACGTCCGGTTATGCTTGGTGTAACCCTTTCAATGAGGAAACTTATGCTAGGGATGCATCTAATGGTTTGTATGGAACTCATTGCCCATTGACCAATACATATTATGCAGGTAGTGGAGCATCAGCAGGTGCTACATCAGTTGTAAACTGGTATCACACTTGTAGGATAGATGCCCTTGGGGGTTCATACTATGATGGGGGCGGCAGTCAGAGTAGTTCTGGTACAGCAAACACTGGGGGAGGAGGTGGTGGTGGTGAAGGGCTAAACTACTCTAATGATTCTATAAATATGGATGATCAATCTAGACCTGGTCACCTTGGTGGTAGTGGAGTAATTATCTTAAGATATAAGATTGAAAAGAGTAATAATATATTTTTTACTAATAATTTTTAA
- a CDS encoding alpha/beta hydrolase, with protein sequence MALIECNFTSKVLDLTTELIAILPEKSIGSNKKYPVLYLLHGLSGGHKDWQRRTLIENYVRDKELVIIMPNVHRSFYTDMKNGYKYFTFVSEELPAVAKEFFPISDKREDTFVAGLSMGGFGAMKLALNHPEKFSKAASLSGALGMLNNMEKMEEYIKTNKDNPVPDNITFQIEEVRNIFGSYEEMKDSCNDLFYVMDKNIAEGKEMPDFYQCCGTEDFLYEDNINFRDYAKSKGMNLTYEECPGEHTWDFWNKMIEHVIEWLDI encoded by the coding sequence ATGGCACTAATTGAATGTAATTTTACTTCCAAAGTACTCGACTTAACAACTGAATTAATAGCTATTCTACCAGAAAAAAGCATAGGGTCCAATAAGAAATATCCAGTACTCTATCTATTACATGGCTTATCTGGAGGACATAAAGACTGGCAGAGAAGGACGTTGATTGAAAATTATGTAAGAGATAAAGAATTAGTAATTATAATGCCAAATGTTCATAGAAGTTTTTACACAGATATGAAGAATGGTTATAAATATTTCACCTTTGTAAGTGAAGAACTCCCTGCTGTTGCTAAAGAATTCTTTCCTATCTCAGATAAAAGAGAGGATACATTCGTAGCAGGATTATCAATGGGTGGATTCGGTGCAATGAAACTTGCTCTTAATCATCCTGAAAAATTCAGTAAAGCAGCTAGTCTATCCGGTGCACTAGGAATGCTTAACAATATGGAAAAAATGGAGGAATACATTAAAACCAACAAAGATAATCCTGTACCAGATAATATTACTTTTCAGATAGAAGAAGTAAGGAATATATTCGGTAGTTATGAAGAAATGAAAGATAGTTGCAATGACTTATTTTACGTTATGGATAAGAATATAGCTGAAGGCAAGGAGATGCCAGACTTCTATCAATGCTGTGGTACAGAGGATTTCTTATATGAAGATAATATCAATTTTAGAGATTATGCCAAATCAAAAGGAATGAATCTTACCTACGAAGAATGTCCTGGTGAGCATACATGGGATTTCTGGAATAAGATGATTGAACACGTTATTGAATGGTTAGATATTTAA
- a CDS encoding DUF3137 domain-containing protein, with the protein MKSLQEYRNFYNDRLKPKLEDIEKQRTEIRSKRNRALIIYFSIAAIIAIIIISSTRSPFAIFIIFGLIIIGLMIVSSFSGNFNKIFKTEIINEVIKFFGEDLTYTPKEHITEREYKQSNLYGSYDRYNGEDLISGTIFVTDEDERNGNGINVRMSELHTEDRHTDSEGKTHYSTIFKGVFMIVDFNKSFKSSTYVLKDSGILNCIGGKSGTSRVKLEDVEFEKEFEVYSEDQIEARYILTPSFMEKLKGLKDKTKGEMRIAFRNNQMYLTIYTYDNLLEASLGQSLEKFEDLAVYYEQLNFYFSIIEDLSLNNNIWNKDY; encoded by the coding sequence ATGAAGTCTTTACAAGAGTATAGAAATTTTTATAATGATAGGTTAAAACCTAAGTTGGAGGATATTGAAAAACAAAGAACTGAAATAAGAAGTAAGAGGAATAGAGCTTTGATTATCTATTTTTCCATAGCTGCAATAATAGCTATAATCATTATATCTTCCACAAGATCACCATTTGCAATATTCATTATATTTGGGCTGATTATCATTGGACTAATGATTGTTTCAAGTTTCAGTGGTAATTTCAATAAGATATTCAAGACAGAGATAATTAATGAAGTTATCAAGTTTTTTGGAGAAGATTTAACTTATACACCAAAAGAGCATATAACAGAAAGAGAATATAAACAATCTAATCTTTATGGAAGTTACGACAGATATAATGGAGAAGATTTGATATCTGGAACTATATTTGTAACAGATGAAGATGAGAGAAATGGAAATGGCATTAATGTGAGGATGTCTGAACTACATACGGAAGATAGACATACTGATAGCGAAGGTAAAACACATTATTCAACTATATTCAAAGGCGTTTTTATGATAGTTGATTTTAATAAATCATTCAAGAGTTCAACATATGTACTGAAAGACAGTGGCATATTGAATTGTATAGGAGGAAAATCTGGAACTAGCAGAGTCAAGCTGGAAGATGTAGAGTTTGAAAAAGAATTTGAAGTATACAGTGAAGATCAGATTGAAGCAAGATACATATTAACACCTAGTTTCATGGAAAAACTTAAAGGATTGAAAGATAAGACCAAAGGAGAAATGAGAATTGCTTTTAGGAATAATCAAATGTATTTAACAATATATACTTATGACAACCTACTAGAAGCAAGCCTTGGACAGTCACTAGAAAAATTTGAGGATTTGGCAGTATACTATGAACAATTGAATTTTTATTTTAGTATTATAGAGGATTTAAGTCTTAATAATAATATATGGAATAAAGATTATTAA
- a CDS encoding XkdX family protein — protein sequence MTKLVESLKRLYFTEKVSLVKLEELKANEKITQEEYEYIFGTS from the coding sequence ATGACTAAACTGGTAGAAAGTTTAAAGAGATTGTATTTTACTGAAAAAGTTTCTTTAGTAAAGCTAGAAGAGCTAAAAGCTAATGAGAAGATAACACAAGAGGAATATGAGTATATATTTGGTACGTCATAG
- a CDS encoding S8/S53 family peptidase, with protein sequence MKIIRKRFSMLIVLFMLLNLFIVNSNAQEMNGGYPKKFDTLFEADLSKLDFTNKKELLNNTNFTDSVIWPTKDKLPKGFNPKELIEYGKDPGLGVRDLHEIGLTGKGVSIAYIDQPLSLGHEAYDNVDLHYTIIKDERDENFLYKTSMHGPAVLSLLSGKEIGVAPDASVYFYATPSWLGDQGIDAKAFYQIVEDNKKLDEDDKIKIIGLSDNIDIREANPEALREAVKYAEKNGIMVFFCHDPMEDLSSVRAKINTNKDKYNNYELPKHWNRSYIGFGVPTGSRTVANHLGKDKYTYYTTGGASWATPYMVGVIALGLQINPNLSKSECVKYLRQSAAATKNIINPKGFIELVRKNSPKDYRYFLYNKRKVSSRDYKALVDYTNKFDKNTEKILIDISAHKDAYSIYNCLRQDYNKRKGRLLGIQIIGSSDEVPAFNIHFKVKMKSDIDDKGYFLSDHFYSNFNSKDLKKGKELSVYSAIEQKLKIDFIPRWPVARLPLGRGDIDKYFDKYNKYKKETNNKRIPLVDFSSPIFNYEIHNDDTGILLNRMEKFQLINKDDYRLYGNMLGKYPVQTQVLGDFSKENLKKENELGIMNLTINSHGQWDNVDQYIVSDDHNEFKNKAREQHINGSNEMVSRLSLVNKKILILY encoded by the coding sequence ATGAAAATTATTAGAAAAAGATTTTCGATGTTAATTGTATTATTTATGCTACTAAATTTATTTATTGTCAACAGTAATGCACAAGAAATGAATGGAGGATATCCCAAAAAATTTGATACACTGTTTGAAGCAGATTTAAGTAAATTAGACTTTACTAATAAAAAAGAATTGCTAAATAATACTAATTTCACTGATTCAGTAATATGGCCTACTAAAGATAAACTTCCAAAAGGATTCAATCCAAAAGAATTGATTGAATATGGTAAAGATCCAGGGTTAGGTGTTAGAGATTTACATGAGATAGGTTTGACAGGAAAAGGAGTAAGTATTGCATATATTGATCAGCCTTTATCACTTGGGCATGAAGCATATGACAATGTAGATTTACATTATACAATAATAAAAGATGAAAGAGATGAAAATTTTTTATACAAAACTTCTATGCATGGACCGGCTGTTCTAAGTTTATTATCAGGTAAGGAAATAGGTGTAGCACCTGATGCAAGTGTATATTTCTATGCTACGCCTTCTTGGTTAGGTGACCAAGGAATAGATGCAAAAGCATTTTATCAAATTGTTGAAGATAACAAGAAATTAGATGAAGACGATAAAATAAAAATAATTGGACTATCAGATAATATTGACATAAGAGAGGCTAATCCAGAAGCATTAAGAGAAGCTGTTAAATATGCAGAAAAAAATGGGATAATGGTGTTTTTCTGCCATGATCCAATGGAAGACTTATCGTCAGTACGAGCTAAAATCAATACTAATAAAGATAAATATAATAATTATGAATTACCTAAACATTGGAATAGGTCATATATTGGTTTTGGTGTACCAACTGGTAGTAGAACTGTAGCAAATCATTTAGGAAAGGATAAGTATACATATTATACTACTGGTGGAGCAAGTTGGGCAACACCATATATGGTTGGAGTTATAGCCTTAGGATTACAGATTAACCCTAATTTATCAAAGAGTGAATGTGTAAAGTATTTAAGACAAAGTGCAGCAGCAACTAAAAATATAATTAATCCAAAAGGTTTTATTGAGTTAGTAAGAAAAAATTCGCCTAAAGACTATCGTTATTTTTTATATAACAAGAGAAAAGTATCATCTAGGGATTATAAAGCTCTAGTAGATTATACAAACAAATTTGATAAAAACACAGAAAAAATATTGATTGATATATCTGCTCATAAAGATGCATACTCAATCTATAATTGTCTAAGGCAAGACTACAATAAACGTAAAGGTAGATTATTAGGGATACAGATTATAGGCTCATCTGATGAAGTACCAGCATTCAATATACACTTTAAAGTTAAAATGAAATCGGATATTGATGACAAAGGATATTTTTTAAGCGATCATTTTTATTCTAATTTTAATTCAAAGGATTTAAAGAAAGGTAAAGAATTAAGTGTTTATTCTGCTATAGAACAAAAATTAAAGATTGATTTTATTCCAAGATGGCCTGTTGCAAGACTACCCTTAGGAAGAGGCGACATAGATAAATATTTTGATAAATACAATAAATATAAAAAAGAGACTAATAATAAAAGAATACCTTTAGTCGATTTTTCTAGTCCTATATTTAATTATGAGATTCATAACGATGATACAGGAATATTATTAAATAGGATGGAGAAGTTTCAGCTAATTAATAAGGATGACTATAGATTATATGGAAATATGTTAGGTAAATATCCTGTGCAAACACAAGTATTAGGAGATTTTTCTAAGGAAAACTTAAAAAAAGAAAATGAATTAGGGATTATGAATTTGACAATTAATAGCCATGGGCAGTGGGATAATGTAGACCAATATATTGTAAGCGATGATCATAATGAATTCAAAAATAAAGCAAGAGAACAACATATTAATGGCTCAAACGAAATGGTATCTAGATTATCTTTAGTTAATAAAAAAATATTAATACTATACTAG
- a CDS encoding mannitol dehydrogenase family protein yields the protein MLKLNRESIENKSAWEAIGVELPEFDYNTVLHKTKEEPKWVHFGAGNIFRGFIANTNQKLLDTGKADTGIVAVESFDFEVMDKVYEPYDNLTLLVLMNANGDFNKKVIGSIVEGITTDKSRTSDNERLVSIFENPSLQMVSFTITEKGYSLTDASGNYMTVIQKDIENGPESPLHTMSIITSLAYRRYQKGKFPMTFVSMDNCSHNGDKLKQAVITIAKEWLGKGFVEEGFINYLEDENKITFPLSMIDKITPRPSETVKEVLCNEGIEDMDVIITSKNSYMAPFVNAEVSEYLVIEDKFTNGRPMLEEAGIIFTDRETVNKVETMKVTTCLNPLHTALAVSGCLLGHTLIADEMKDETLKKFVTTIGYEEGLKVVVDPGIVNPKAFLDEVVNERFANPFIPDTPQRIATDTSQKMGIRFGETIKSYAKRDDLNPEDLVAIPLAIATWCRYLLGVDDNGKEFVLSPDPLIEDLQALVEGIKLGDTTADISGILSNKKIFGIDLYEVNLGKKIEGMFMEMIKGTGAVRSTLQKYVG from the coding sequence ATGTTAAAGTTAAATAGAGAAAGCATAGAGAATAAATCAGCATGGGAAGCAATAGGTGTAGAATTACCAGAGTTTGATTACAACACTGTTTTACATAAAACAAAAGAAGAACCTAAGTGGGTACATTTTGGAGCTGGTAATATATTTAGAGGATTCATCGCTAATACTAATCAAAAGCTACTTGACACAGGTAAGGCAGATACAGGAATAGTGGCTGTAGAATCCTTTGATTTTGAAGTAATGGACAAAGTATATGAGCCTTATGATAATCTAACATTATTAGTATTAATGAATGCTAATGGTGATTTTAATAAAAAGGTTATTGGCAGTATCGTTGAAGGAATAACAACAGATAAGAGCAGGACTTCTGACAATGAAAGATTAGTCAGTATATTTGAGAATCCAAGCTTACAAATGGTAAGTTTCACTATAACTGAAAAAGGATATTCCTTAACAGATGCTTCTGGTAATTATATGACAGTTATACAAAAAGACATAGAAAATGGACCAGAAAGTCCCCTTCATACTATGAGTATAATTACTTCATTAGCATATCGCAGATATCAAAAGGGTAAATTCCCAATGACATTTGTAAGTATGGATAATTGTTCTCATAATGGAGATAAATTAAAACAGGCAGTAATAACAATAGCAAAAGAATGGTTAGGAAAAGGTTTTGTTGAAGAAGGTTTCATCAATTATCTTGAAGATGAAAATAAAATAACATTCCCATTATCAATGATTGACAAAATAACTCCAAGACCATCAGAAACAGTAAAAGAAGTCTTATGTAATGAAGGAATAGAAGACATGGATGTAATTATTACATCAAAGAATTCTTATATGGCACCTTTCGTCAATGCTGAAGTAAGCGAATATCTTGTTATAGAAGATAAGTTCACCAATGGCAGACCAATGCTTGAAGAAGCAGGAATCATATTTACTGATAGAGAAACAGTAAATAAGGTAGAAACTATGAAAGTAACAACGTGCCTTAATCCTTTACATACTGCTTTGGCGGTATCAGGATGTTTGCTTGGACATACTTTGATAGCTGATGAAATGAAAGATGAGACCTTGAAAAAATTTGTTACAACTATTGGATATGAAGAAGGGTTAAAAGTTGTTGTGGACCCAGGAATCGTTAATCCAAAAGCCTTTTTGGATGAAGTAGTGAACGAGAGATTTGCTAATCCTTTTATACCAGATACTCCTCAAAGGATTGCTACAGATACATCACAGAAAATGGGTATCAGATTTGGTGAAACAATAAAATCTTATGCAAAAAGAGATGACCTTAATCCAGAGGATCTAGTAGCTATTCCATTGGCTATTGCAACTTGGTGTAGATATCTATTAGGTGTTGATGATAACGGTAAGGAATTTGTTCTTAGTCCTGACCCATTAATTGAAGATTTACAAGCCTTAGTAGAAGGAATTAAGCTAGGAGATACCACAGCAGATATTAGTGGTATTCTATCCAATAAAAAGATCTTTGGTATTGATTTATATGAGGTGAATCTAGGTAAGAAGATTGAAGGTATGTTTATGGAAATGATTAAAGGTACTGGAGCTGTACGTAGTACATTACAAAAATATGTTGGTTAA
- a CDS encoding LemA family protein, with protein MIYVVIGVVLIFLIGIMMYNSIVRKKNQIKNAFAGIDVQLKKRYDLIPNLVATVKEYMQHEKELLTRITGLRTKASSPNLSNNEKLQLDQQTNSAMKEFNVAVENYPDLKANTNFVNLQRTLFEVEEQLSAARRFYNSAVTDYNNSIMTFPSNVIASIGGFKSEEVFSISSEERQNVSVKDLF; from the coding sequence ATGATTTATGTAGTTATTGGAGTTGTACTAATATTTTTGATTGGTATTATGATGTATAACAGCATTGTTAGAAAGAAGAATCAAATAAAGAATGCTTTTGCAGGGATTGATGTTCAACTTAAAAAACGTTATGATTTGATTCCTAATCTTGTAGCAACTGTTAAAGAGTATATGCAGCATGAAAAAGAGTTATTGACTCGTATTACTGGGTTAAGAACTAAGGCAAGTAGTCCTAATCTAAGTAATAATGAGAAGTTACAATTAGACCAACAAACTAACTCAGCTATGAAAGAATTTAATGTAGCAGTAGAAAATTATCCAGATTTAAAAGCTAATACTAATTTTGTTAATTTACAAAGGACCCTTTTTGAAGTGGAAGAGCAGTTATCTGCGGCTAGAAGATTCTATAACTCAGCAGTAACTGATTATAATAATAGTATCATGACTTTCCCTAGTAATGTAATTGCTTCTATAGGTGGTTTTAAGAGTGAGGAAGTATTCAGTATTAGTAGTGAAGAGAGACAAAATGTTAGTGTGAAGGATTTGTTTTAG
- a CDS encoding GntR family transcriptional regulator gives MASKKEEIIRQLKEEILCMELKPGTIISETTLSERFQISRTPIRDILKQLSAEGYVDIYPQKGSIVSYIDLESVEQIIYLRSTLEKEIIKELSLNIPLKGLHELKSILTKQEECIKNHDSFNDFMYLDDAFHKILFTLAGRLFLWDIIQQFNAHYIRYRKLNMLKEEKLTEILEEHQLILKYIIDGKTDKIEQLVHHHIRADVNSFYFQENFDEYIKK, from the coding sequence ATGGCATCAAAAAAGGAAGAAATTATAAGGCAACTGAAAGAAGAAATATTGTGTATGGAATTAAAACCAGGCACTATAATTAGTGAAACAACTTTATCTGAGCGTTTTCAGATATCCAGAACCCCCATTCGTGATATTCTGAAACAGCTTTCTGCCGAAGGATATGTAGATATATACCCTCAAAAAGGAAGTATAGTTTCATACATCGACTTAGAATCTGTAGAACAGATTATATATCTTAGAAGTACACTTGAAAAGGAAATCATTAAAGAATTATCTCTAAATATCCCTTTAAAAGGATTGCATGAATTGAAATCCATCTTGACAAAACAGGAAGAATGTATAAAAAATCATGATTCCTTCAATGATTTTATGTATCTCGATGATGCTTTTCACAAAATTCTATTCACATTGGCTGGACGCTTGTTTTTATGGGATATCATCCAACAATTTAATGCTCATTATATAAGATATAGAAAGCTGAATATGTTAAAAGAAGAAAAACTTACTGAAATATTGGAAGAACACCAACTAATACTAAAATATATCATTGATGGGAAAACAGATAAGATAGAACAGCTTGTTCATCATCATATCCGTGCAGATGTAAATTCTTTCTATTTTCAAGAAAACTTTGATGAGTATATCAAAAAATAA